Genomic segment of Populus nigra chromosome 6, ddPopNigr1.1, whole genome shotgun sequence:
TGGTTCCCCTTCTCTTTTGAAAAAGGGTGACTCTGATTCCTATACAAGTTCGAATTGTATTCGACTTTACTTCCGCAACATCCTGTTGAAGCTGTATCTAGAGCAACCGTGGGAACTATATCATAGTGACTGGACAAAACGAGTCCCAGCATGAATGTGAAAAAAGATGTACAAATATGATACATCTTAAGTACGAAACAGTTCATCCTTCCAAGAGGGGGGAAATTAAAGGTCTAATTACCCCATcatcaaaccaaaaaatatattgatgctCATCTCTTTTGTAGAGCAACTAAGGATGCACTATACACAAAATCATCCTCCTTGCATCAAGGCCTTCAACTTCTCTCCGAGCTCCTAGTAGCCTTGGACCTTGATAGGCAACCAAGCCTGCGCAGTGCGCAACAAGTAATCATGCATTATGTAATTAACCTGTTTAAatgtaaacaataattaaaaagaaacgaAGCAAGGTGccaataaaagaaagaacagcAAAAACTACGTCATTTACCCCCCTTTCTTTCAATAATATTAGGCGTATGGCACTCCCCAATCATGCTTCAATCTAAGACCCGGTGTAGTCTTCCcagtctttcaatttttttataaataacaatggGCTATTCTCAATCATCATTCCcctaattattcaaaatttgataaaaaaaaaatgtgttccCTGCAGAGAGGATAAAAAAGGATGAGCTCCTCTACTTCTTGCGTAAGTACAAGAAGCCAACCACTGAGACACCAGCAATGGCTACAGAAACTGCCCAGTATTGCTTTGTCAAATCCTTGAGCTTCTGGGCATAATCTGCTTGTTTCTTGGAGGAGATTTCAAGTTCTGGGATAACTGTGGCAGACAGGTCAAGCTCACCAATGAAAAAGGTTTCTAATAGCTCTCTGGCGCTTTTGCTGTGCCCTGCATCTTCAAATTCATCCGTTGCATCTTTGCCTTCAATAACATTGCACAGTGTTAGACtaataattaatatcaataatgcTACGTCATTACATACTTCTTGATATTTTTCACAATGCAATTTCAACTTCATACGATGAAAATGCAAGTAAATACCAGTTGTAGCAAGGATAACATCATCTCCACCAGGGTGCTCATCCAAGTATGAACCGACATCATAAACctagtataaaaaatacattttaggaAAACATTATGGAAGATGAGAAAGTCAGGAATTCATGTCTACTTTTGGTATGAATGACTTCAGTAAAGACATTAAGACCATGACTTCGTGTCTTTAAGAAGTAAGACATAATGATAACATTTCTTGTTTCGGTATATAACAAAATAGAATGTCAATTCGAGGACACAATCAAATTGATATGTGATTCAAAAGAAAGGCAAAATAGGtagtgattcaaaaataaataacatctaTGCAATAGAAACAATCTTTGCAATAGAAACATCAATGGCTACTCTGCATGTACACAACTCCATTGCATGCCAGCAACACAGGTGAAACATTTAAATCATGATGGTAAATCACCAAATATGGAGCATCTTTTACATGCCCCGAATTAGTTGGTAAAGTGAACACTCATGATATAGGCACAAAAGGCTAGCAgcagagagaaaaatatatacaagCTGGTGTCATCAATGGTATCCAAGAAAGCATTTACTCCCAACTAACGCAAAGCATCATTTGGTCATATCACAACTGttcctgtaaaaaaaaataaatctaaaccaCTAACTTGATGTTTGTTGCCATTATCATTATCCTGACACCATCAAATTCCACATAACTATGTGACAGCATGACTGCCCAACAAGATATCTGCATGTAACTTCAAACTAAAATTTCCTCATTGGCTCAAACCCAAAGTCAAGACAGGCCCAACCCACCCATGAGCAATCTCAGCAATAAAAAAGAGCAGACGAGAACAATAAGAAGATTCACGTATGAGAGAAAATAATTGTAGTCTATTGGGACCAAGGTAAACCTTCCATGGTGCAAACTGCTGATCACTATAGCAATCACACATAGAAACATCAAATTTGGCATGCGATAACAAAGAATTTAACAGGGACCATGTATACTTCATACAAGTTTATTATAAGATGTAAGGAACTAAGGAAGATAACAGATGCCAAGCACCTGTCAAAGATGAATTAGCCCAAATGAGAGCATCTAATCGTTCTAGAGAGCCTATTAAAGCAACCAgaccaaaaaattcaaatcacccAAGGAGCCTTTATCAGCACAAACAGAGACATAGCATTGCTGGTTATATAACTCAGCTGGTAAAGTCTAAAGAAAGCTCAGCTTCTGCAACCTACATCAAATGGGTCATGAAGTTACAGGATATCGATAGTAAGTTCTCATAGACAACAAAAATTCAGACAGTAAAATGTAAAAGATGCTTGGTCAGTGGGCTTACATCCAGGAGGCAAGGTGTGACAAATTTACAACAAATACAAGTGCTTTTTATCTGTTGTTGTTTAAGCGGTGGTACTCGGTACAGGGTGGTTCGTTAGAGCACACAAAGCATTTCTAGTCTACTCATTTTCCAACTGCATACTGCAACTAAATTGGGCCACCCAGACTAATGTTCCAAAGCATGCTAGCGACAGATGTTTGCAATCCaatttttatcaagaaaacatgTTAACTTTTAGTTCAAGTCAAGGGCGAAAGTTTCAATCAGTTTAAATCAGATTACAGAGCAAACATTTTAAACAGAAGCGAAGACAAAGCCCTGCCAACCATTTGCAGTCTCTACAAATTCAACAGCTATTTGAAAATCATCCACACGTGTAGAAagcatttttcttttagttttcttcAATTCTTCACCACACGGTTCCAAAAGGAGAAGTATGAAATGGGACATTCAAGCGAGTAATGGGATttgacttctttttctttttttgcaaaTACAGTAAATGTaacaaagggaaaaagaaaaacaatcaatccaATGGTGCAAATCTCAGTATAGATGCTagttaaaaagttgaatgtAGCAAATTACGGATTTACTATACAAGATCCGTTTCCCATACGGAACAATAGTTACAAAGGGCATGTGCGTCCAAACACTCTGAACCTCATGGAAACACTCCAAACTctagaacaaaataacaaagacCTAAATTTTCTAATGAACTTAATATAATGCTCATCTAAATACTGAACCCTTAAGATTGAAATCGTATCACAAAACAATAGAGGTACCAAATCCAGTAAAGTTTGTGTAAGCATAGTAAAAACAGATTTACATCACttgagaaaagagaagaggaggGGGGGATGCCAAGGCTACTACCTACCTTGCCATCAATAACGACCCAGCAATCTTGAGGAGTGTTGTGTTGGGCTGCCTCTTGCATCGTGTACAGCTTCGTCAGGGTCGGCATCCTGTTTCTGTTTctactcttattattattagtcaAACTCTCTCTCTCGCCCACTCTTTCTTGGAAaggttttttctctgttttccaGAAGGTCTTTTCAACATCAAACTTCTTGGTTGAAATCTTCTGTTATTAGCGGGTGGTCGTTTAAGTAAcggataaaataatattttttttgttttttaaaatttatttttatttttaatatatcaaaataacccaaaaatatctaaaaattttatttttaaataaaaaataataatttgttaaaaaatatacttttaaaacacggCTTACATGAATGTATTtagtctaaattttttttaaatatattaaaataatatttttattttttaaaataattcaaaatattaaaataatttaaaataaaaaaataaaaattttaaaaaacaccggTATAAACACGTTTCCAAATTTATAAGCTCTTTGTAATGATTGATCgttacttaccaaaaaaaaaagtaatgattgATCGTGTCACTGCTGAGTGCGCCCCACAATTTTATCACCGACCAACCCTAGCAACGACCACAAGCCAAGCTAACTTACGTGGAGAAAGGGACGGGGGAGATGTGGCCATCTCTTCAAATCTCAATGTGCCGGAACCCTAGGTCCATTTTCAATTTCGGGCTTCAAAGActccaattttgtttttactccTATGATGGACCAATGGGCCTTGAGGACCCAAGATAACCTCCTTATCTAATATGAAACCTTAAATAACTTGgaagtttaatgattttttcttattggGCCTACAAAACTTTAGCCATCTGATGGAACTGTCTTctgttttgaataaataaaatttccgacaacaaaaaaattcattttcatcctttGTCTTCTATAGTATATACTGGATAACCCTTGAGATGGTTTTTGacttttgaagagaaaaattaaaataaaaaatatattaaagaactggaaaagaaaagatttttcgttttttttgtttatttttaaagaaaataatttattgttaaagatttttatttttattttaaaccataaaCATGTCACTTAGCTAGTTTTTGACTTGGTCAACTAATACATCAAACTTGGGGAGACTAAtgaagaaggttttttttttaaattacttttcttagttattttattttttttatttagtttagaaaagtaaatattattgttaataattttatttttctagttcttCAAGGACTtatattgcttttattttcaaatttcttaatttttttaggttagtttttggatttatttaaagaattataaataaaccatttgaaaaataatattaattaataaaattataaattaagattTCGTGTGAGAACTCTATTCAACTgtagttctatttttttagtttgttatctgttagtatattatttttaagtttgtgtaagtgattcaaaactaaaaaaaaaaatgaataaaaaaatatgtcaggATAGAATTGAACAGACCATGCCGGGATGAAAATTCTAGTCATTTGGGCTGAATTCCAACCATTTGGGCTGGCATTCCTCAATTAGCTGGAAAAAATCCAGATGTTTGGGTTGCCCAAACGgctgtaatgttttttttttt
This window contains:
- the LOC133696007 gene encoding cytochrome b5 isoform X2, coding for MPTLTKLYTMQEAAQHNTPQDCWVVIDGKVYDVGSYLDEHPGGDDVILATTGKDATDEFEDAGHSKSARELLETFFIGLVAYQGPRLLGARREVEGLDARRMILCIVHP
- the LOC133696007 gene encoding cytochrome b5 isoform X1; its protein translation is MPTLTKLYTMQEAAQHNTPQDCWVVIDGKVYDVGSYLDEHPGGDDVILATTGKDATDEFEDAGHSKSARELLETFFIGELDLSATVIPELEISSKKQADYAQKLKDLTKQYWAVSVAIAGVSVVGFLYLRKK